In Drosophila subpulchrella strain 33 F10 #4 breed RU33 chromosome X, RU_Dsub_v1.1 Primary Assembly, whole genome shotgun sequence, the DNA window ATGATGTGCTGGATGCTGACCCACTCGACGAAGCCGCTCAGCGTGAGCAGGACCATTTCGACGACCCGGCTGTGCGCGTTGGCCTTGGTGAAGTTGCACAGGCGCGTCGTTTCGCGGAACGCGGTCACATGCTGCTCCACCAGGCGCAGGAAGAACTCGAAGATGTCGTTCATGTTGTTGTTCAGCGCCTGGTACATGTCCTTGCGCCGCTGATTCGACTCGATCGTCTGCAGCAGGGCCACGTCCTCCACAAGCCGCAGAAAGACGAGGAGCACCAGCTCCGTTTGCGCCTCGCCCTTGGTGCAGGCCTGGCTCAGTTCCGGCAGCAGGTCGGACCACTGCTGCGGCCATTCGCGCTTGATCATCTCGACGATGATGCGCGATAGCGCGTCCTTCGTGGGCAGCAGCGAGCGGTCCTCCGCCGGGCCCACGCCCACGTTCAGCATCTTGATGGCATTGTCCTTGATGTACACCTTCTCCTCGTGCGTGATACAGTTCCAACGAAACTTGATTGTGTACTCGATCAGCTGCAGGCCAAAGTGCCGCACCTGCTGGTTGGACTGCGGCGAGCTGGCCAGGAAGAGGCCCACCTGGGCGCACAGCGGCGACTCCTCCTTGAACCGCTCGCAGGCCATATAGGCCTCCAGACGAGCCTGTTGCTGGGTAAGCGGGTGCATAATCAGGTCGACGGCTTTGGCCAGTTCGGCGGCCAGAGCCTCGGTGCCTCCGTGCTGGGCCATCGCCACCGCTAGCTCTTGTCTACtgctgcctgtctgcctgcaaGAGGAGATGTATATGTATGTTGGTGTCTTGGTTTCGGTTCATCCTCCTTCTTCTTCTGGTGGCGACATGTGCTCCCGCACCACCCCCATCCCCCTGCCCAGCCCAACGAAAGACTCACCTCTGCGCACGACCCCTGCCGCTCGCCGCTCGAAACCTAAATCTCGCCTAGCCTCTCGatctccacctcctcctcgaTCCCCGCGTGCCACCGCCTCGTCGCTGGCCAATGCGTCTGTGGACAGCCCGAAGATTAAGAGAGCTGCCTGTGTGCGTGTGCGTGCCGTGTTGTGTTGTATGGTGTGTTGTGTGCCGTGGTCCGTGTGCGAAATGCGGAATGCGTGAGTTCTGGGTTCTGGTTGGGATTGCCGCCTGGGAACGCTCGGAGTATCGGCCTGAGTAGCGCCTATTGCCTGGAACACAGCCTCGGGTCGGGTGTCTCACATTTGAATCGCATATAGGTGTCGCAGAAATAGCCCACTGCTGAAACGGCTTTTCCGGCTGGGTTGTTTTAGAACAATGTGCAGGCAAATCGCACGGGACAGGGTTGACAGGCGGTCCAGCGGAAGTTGCCAGATCTGTATAGCACTGTCTGCCGCACTTTAGCCTTGTGTTACACTTCAATGGATGGCTGAATAACTTGTGAAATTCAACGCAAGGCTCTCTTTTTTCATATTTGCCTTCCCTGTTTTACACTCACAGTGACGAACCGGCGAAATTTCTTATGAAACTCGCGCGATATTTTCGCAATCCTGCAGCGTTGCCGGACCGCGAGAGTTGTCAGGCTGCCATTGCCGGCACTTCCTCTTGATTTCTCTTATCAATGAAGCGCAAAGACACATTTTAATTAGCTGACATATAGAGCTGATAGCAGTAATTTTGCAAAAACCATACAagcaattattaaataatttgcgAATTTCGTACGAACGTTACCCAACACTGGAGCAGCGGTCAGCGTGCAAGCAAAACAACCGTTTTTAAATGTCAAATCAAATCGAAGCGGCAACGCCggccagcacacacacacgcgcgcACTCCCAAAATATTTcgagtttttttttgtttgcggATTTCCTTATTTTCTGAATTCCAGGCATCGACCGCCAAAGCGCCGACGCACATGAACTAGACATGGAGTGGCACGAAGTGGAGTTGGACGGCAGTCGCACGGCGGCCTTTCCTGAGCGCGCCGTACCCGGTTTTGGCCAGGAGCCGGCGGAAGTGGAGACCGGTAAGTGTGGCAGCGTGTGTGCTTTGCCTTGGCATCCTCTGATCATGCTCCTCCCGATTGGCAGCCGACTACCTGGGCGGCATCATACGCGGCGGCCAGTGGGGCTGGGTGACCTGCCGTTATGGCAAGGACGCCACCCTTCTGGTCTGCAGCATGACCACCGGCGAGTGTTTCTCCCGGCACTGCTTCTGGAGCAGCGAGTCGGCAGACGAGGGACATGGTAGCCCCGGGCAGCGCAGCAGCATCCGCTGTGTGGAGGAACTCTTTCCCGGTGAGCCGGAACGCAGCGCGCTGTTGGCCATCTGCCTGGAGTCGTGGGAAAGCGGCGAGCGCCCAATGGACGTCAAGACGCAGGTGCTCATCTACTCGATCCCCCACAGCCGAGTGCTGCGCCGCTTCCACCTGCCGGGTGGCCTCCACTGCAGCGCGCTCACCTTCCTCGACCGGGACATCTATGGCGCAACGCGAGTGGGCCGATTCGACGGCTGCCTGGCCGTGGCCACCAAGGAGGGCATCGTCCTGCTAGTCGATCTCAACAGCGACAGCCTGGTGGAGCAGCCAGCATCCAGTCCCGAGGGCGACCCATGCTACGGGGAAATTATCAGCTTCCCCTGCGAGGAGCTTGTAGGTCGCTTCAACTCCCTGCTGGATGAATGTCGCTCGAAGGGCGCCCATTTGGCCGTGCGCTTGAGTGGTGAGTGTGTGGCGTGCGAGTGCAACTCTAGGGCTAGCTAATCCTTTAATCCCCTGACAGTGGCCCACAGCGGAATCAGGTGCTTGATGGGCATCAGCTTGGCCCCCGGCTTTGCCGCTGGCCTGGAGGATGGCCGCGTCCTGATCTACGACCTGCTGCACTTCCATGTGACCACTACACTGCAGCCGCCGGGAAGAAGTGAAGGGGCTCACGGGGCCGTGCAGCGAATGTGCCTTATCATGCCGCCGGACGACCCCAAGCCCTGCTTCTACATATGTGCATTATACCAAAGCGCCGACGGCCTCAACATGTTGCTGCACTCCGTCAGCTACAGGCGCTCATACGTGGAGCAGGGGAGCGACCTGTTCCGCTTCGAGGTAAGCCAACCCAAGTCGCCCCTTTTCGAAGGCAAAGATTGACCCTTTACTCTGGCAGCAATTCCATTCCAGCTCGGTGCGCAACCACCAAGTCTTCGACAGGGGCATCTGCTCCGTAATCGGCTGCACTACGGCCTCCACTTTCAGCTTTGCCGGGGACAGCGGAACGCTACTGGTCATCATATCCTGGCACTCAAGCACAGACCGCAAAAACAAGCTCGTCCTGTTCGACATCAACCAGTGGTACAAGGAAGAGATGCCCCCATGCGTGCGCCATTACGAAATGCCCCATTACCTCGCCGGCTATATCCTCAGTGGTCTGCCCACGGGATTGGGATTGCAGCTGCGCGCCAACTCCATTTTGCACTTTGTCTCACTGCAGCGCTACGATGAGCACTTCTATCCCGATTCCCTGACCTTTGGTAGGAGCCATCCCCTAGATTCGTGGCGAAGCTAGTGAATAACTCTCCTCCTCCGATAGATTGCACACTGCTGACCCCAACTGGCAGCCGCTACTACGCTCAGGACGGAGTGCAACATCGTTTCCTCAACGCCCTGCGCTGGGAGCGCGCCACGCTTTTTCTGCGACCACAGTCCTACCACGAGGATATCGTTCGCCTGCGTCTCCTGCCTCAGTTCTGCGAGCTGAATCCGAACGCCACGTTCTCTAAGGTTGGTGAACACTGAACACTGATCCTTATCCTATTTCTTTGGACTTAATTGTTCCCTTTTTAGACTGCCATGTACGAGGTAATTCTGTCGGTGGCCCTAGAGCACAAGTGCGGGGCCCTGCTGAACGACTGCGCCCGCAGCTGGCTGGACGGCAGCTTCTTGTGCAACATGCTCGATCCCACGGAGCTCTCGCTGTCCACGCTGACCAACTGGATCGTGAAGCGCGCCGGTCAAATCAAGACGCGCTGCTCGGAGCTTTGTCAGGGCATCTTCGACTACGGCGGCTACTCGTTGGACGAGCGGGAGCGGCGTGAGTTCAAAGAGCTCTCTGCCCAGCTACGTGAGCTACTGCGTCTGCAGTCCTACATTGTCGAGCTGGGTCGGCGGCGACTGACGCCCTCCTTGCTGGCCGAGTGCAAGACCAACGAACAGGCGCTGCGGACAGTGCACGAGTACCAGAGAGTGCTTTACTGGTTTATCGAGCAGGGTCTCCTACCTGAGGGGCAGCACGAGAATCATCGGGAGTCCCGGGAGCAGCCGCTGGTTCGTCTTCGACACGTTTACTCCGAGAGGCGGGCGCAGCGAAAGAGACTGTACATCGACTCTCTGGGGGAGCTCACCTCCCTTTCGGACCCCTATCCGCCGGAGTCGCTACATGCACTCCTGCACGTGATGCTCGATCCGGACACAGAGCCCTCCCGCAAGCATGCTCTTATCCTGTACCTGCTGCTAGATCTGGACCCACAGCTGGGCAGGCGCTTCCAGACTGCCTTTCAATTGGGCGAGGAACTGGCCAAGTCGGTGCGCTCATTTTGGTGCTTGGACCGCGGTGATTACGAAGTGAGTTCAAAGAATCTGTCAAATAGAGACCTCCACGGAAAAGTAATAATATAGTCGAGTACCGAGCTAAAAAGAATGTGACCGCGACTTCTTTAGAAAAAGAAATAACACATTTAACAGATTTAAACATTTGAAACCGTACATAACTTCTTGCAAAGAATGAGTCTGcgactttaaaaaaagaacATTGGTTTACTTCAACCATGATTTTACCATCCTTAAATTATACAAAACAAAGGTAACCGCCAATTCTTTAGAAGATGAGAAACTCATATTTACCACTCATACATTGTTGATTGGGCTAATTATAAAGTCGCGAAATTTAGATTAATTGATGAATAAAACAGgaccgcgaattctttaggAAAAAGAgcaatacttaaaaaaattctgTTTTTAAACTCTCATCGTTGCCTATTTACAGCATTGCGTCAAGGAGCTGTACAAGGACCCCGCTCCCGCCAACAACTTTGAGGAGTGGCAGATGCGCCTGCTCCTAGAGACTCTGCTGGATGGCGGGGCTGTCAAGGCGGCCATGCGAGTGGCCAGCCAACCGCCTGGTCCCCTGTCATCGGCGCTGCACATGAGCGTGCTCCTGGCCAACGAAAACATGCCGGAGGCCTTCCTCATCGCCCGCCTCtacgacgaggaggaggaggggcACTCGCTACTGGAGCGCTTCTTCCGCCACTGTATCGAACGCAGACGCTTCAGAGTGCTGGCCGAGCTGTGCCTAAGGGAGCCGGAGGAGCGGCTTTTGTACCGCCTGCTGCGCCAGTGCCGCTCACGTCAAACGGAGTGCGTTCACTTAATCCTGCTGCTGCAAAAGAGTAAGTTCATCGAGGCAGTGTCCTTCATGGATGACGTGGCCGTCGAGCGCCAGCGAGAGGACGAGTCCTCCAGCACCATTATTTCTGCCTACCGGTCTACCATGGCGCCGGTTGCCCAGAACATTGCCGGCACCTATCTGCGCATTCGCGACACCCTGGACGGCCTTGAGGATGCTAGGAAGGGCGGTCTTTTGCAGCCCTTCAGCTGCCAGCTGGTCAAACAGAACGCGAGCGGCCAGGTGGGTGGCATCTTCCAGAGCTCCGCTGTCAGTGCCCATTGGGCAACGCACTTCGAGACGCCTCCAGTCCTGCCCCCCGTTTCTGTCCCTGCCAAAATGGGCTACACCAACATTCCCTTCCTCCGGCATGCACAATACGGACTCTCGGAGCTTCCACACCGGCGGCGCAAGGTGCGACCAGTGCCCCACCAGGCGGCGGAGAAGCGGCAGCGAgagcaggaggagcagcaaCGAGAAGAGCGCGAGCGCAGGCAGCAGTACTCACTGCAACCCCGAAAACGCCGCCGCCTATTGGCCGAGCAATTGGTTGAGGACGTTAAGGGCCATGTAAGATCCATTCTAGACCAACAGTCGGAACAGCAGCCGGAGTTGGAAGAGGCGGAGCGGAACCAGGCCAGCGATCTCCTGCAGCCGCCAACTTTCCTTCAGACGCGCCAGACGACGACACGCCAAGGCAGCAGCTCGCCCCAGGCGATTCTCACGATCCTGAAGCGGCACTCGGCCGTGGATGCCGTGGGAGGCATTCCGCCGGTGGCTACGTCCACCACACTAGCGGGACCAAAGAGATTCCGTTTCATGCCGCCCATACCCTTGCGTATGGATGGATCGATGGAGGTGGACAGCGAGGATGCCGCCGAGGAGGACGAgggggaggaggaggaggaaacCGACGAGATTATCGTTGAGATCGAGTCCAGAAGCGAGCCTAGGAGCGCCTGCAGCGCTGAGTccgacgaggacgaggagtTCCTTTCCCCGTTGGCCTCGGCCAATGTGTCTTTAGTGGACCAAGTGATCGTGCCACCGCGGGAATCTCCTAGACCTTTGGCACCGCCAACTGGCCCACAGCCACGTAGCTCATTGCTTCACGGGCGAAACGAAATCGGAAGAGGTGGTGCAAGTGGGACTGGAAGTGAAAGCAGCAGTGGATTCGGCAGCTTTGCCACCGTCCGCGCGGCACCGACGACATCTCATTCCCAGTTCTTGCCCACCATCTGCTCCTCCAAGATGGGCGAGACGCAGTCGCAGGTCTTCTCCAGCGGCAGCTGTGGGGTGAAGATATCCGAACGCACAACCATCTGTGGCGAAATGGAATCAACCGATCTTGGTTCGGAGGTTACGGCCGCACCCAGTGCGCAGTGGTCTCTGCCTGCAGCACGGCCCGCAGTCCAGGGACACCGGATGATGGATACCACTCTGGAGATGTCCACCTACGATGTGGCGTCGCTTGAGCAGCCAGATATCCAGGTTCAGGATGAAGAGGAGGAACTAAAGCTGGGCGACACGCAGTCGGttgaggagcaggagcaggagcagcagaaTCAACATGATGAGCAGGAGCCAGAGCGTTCTGAGATGGGCGGCCTGCTGGAATACCTGGGCAGCTCGGAAGCACCTGCCCAGGAGCCTCTGTCCTCGCCCACCTACAGTCTAAGCAGCGAAGAGTCAGACCTTTCCTCGGCCGACATCCGGAACCCCTTGCTGCCCACGCTGCACAACGATGACCCCATGTACTCGATCGTTGTGGAGTCGACAGGTTCCATCACCACATCGCGATCGGTAACGCACACGCCCACCTCCTTCCTGCCCAGCGACACAAACGTCTCGCAGAACTCGAGTCCAAGAGCACCACGCGGTGGTGAAGGAGATGGCTCGCCTATCTCCCTGTACCGCGCCAATAGCCTGGAAACGGTCGATGACCTAGACACCACAAAGGGTTcgctggaggaggaggaggagtacGATGAGGATGACTGCGTCATAGCACTGGACGGCACTGAGGTGCGCGGCTATGTGGCTCGTCCGCAGCCATCGGGAGCCTGCAGCAGTGCCGAGCTGTTCGCCTTCAAGGATGACTGCCCGGAGGAGGCGGCAAGCGGCCCTTGTCCTTCCCTTTCGCTGGGCGCCACGGTCAATAGCGACTCGGAGGTGGCCGACACCATTGTGCTGGACAGCGATGAGGAGTCGCAGAAGCCAGGGGATTGTCAGCCAGAACAGCAGAAGGTGGTAGAGTGGCCTATGGAGGAGGATGCTGGCAGCAACGATTCTGTGGCCACAGTGGCGTTTAGCGAAAGCAAGCAGAATCCTGTCGAGAACGATATGGAGGTGGATATGGTGGAAGAAAAGCTCCTGGAGGAGATTCCCGAAGAGGAGGTGGAAGAAAAGCCCTTGGAGAAGATTGCCCAAGAGGAGGCTGAAGAGGAGGGCAAAGAGGAGGCCAGAGAGGATCCCGAACAGGAGCCACTTTTGGTCCAAGATGAGGATTCCAGGCAGAGCCTAACGCTGGTACTCTCCGATGACGAGGCCGAGGAGCCAGCTGTGGCTGCGGTGCCGACTCGTTCTTTGCGCCCGCGTCGCGGCTCCTCAGAGCACCGGGATAGCCCGCGTCCCCTGCGATCGCTACGTTCCTCCTTGGAGAACCAGGACAGTCCCTCTCCGGTGGCTGGCCGCAAGATGCGTCTGCGTAGTAATGACGCCTTAGCCTCGTCGCCCGCAGCCACTCCGCCGGTCGCCACGCCCAAACGCCGAGCGTTGCAGCACAAGCACCTGCTGGAGGTGATCGACGAGCAGAGTTCCCTGGACGCTTCGTTGCCGCGCACCCGCTCCCGCTCGCGCCTGAGCGTGGACTCGGAGGCGCCAAGTTCCAGACCCACCACTCCCACAGCTAGGGTCCGCAGCAAGCGGGCCACCTCGCTGGCGCCCACGACGGAGAGTCCGAGTGTCCGGCGTTCACTGCGCGGCAACAGCGAACCACCACCCGCTGTGGAAGTGCAGCCGGCCGTGCGCAAACCGAGGGCGGGAGGCGTGAGATCGCGCAAGACGAGCCAATCCGATCAAAATATGTCTGCATCGCCTGCTCCGGCAGACGTGCCTCCATTAGTCGCCGAAGAATCCGCAACAGCGGAGGAGGAACAACCACGTCCTCGTCGCGTTGGCAGACGGCGCATCTCCCAGCTGAGTGACCAATCTGCCAAGGCCGCCGAAACAGATGCCCCTGCCCCGGAGGCCACCAGTTCGAGGACAAGCTCCAGGACCAACTCCGCCaacagcaccaccaccaccaccaccaagaCCCGGGAACTGCGTCCGCGCACGCGTCGCAGCTCGAAGTCGGAGGTTTAGCCGCCCCGTTTCCCTCGTCACCATAGTCTTTAGAAGAGCATCCGTCGCGTGCGAAACCCACGGAGGGTATGTGCATTGCACGGAACTCGACTAAACCAAATTGCACACCATCATTTTAAGGAACAGTGGTGGAGGATGGTACCGAGAAGTAGGAAACGGCGTAGAAAGCAACGGTCTAGAACACTAGATTCACTATTACTTTGTTTactcaatttaatttaatttcaattggCATACGTTTTGAATGTTTAATAAATCAGTTGTAGTTGAAACTAAAAAGGGAGAGAAATGTATGCggggtatatatatatataaagtcaCCGTAGATGTTTCTTTAATCATCAATGatattgattgattgatgatACGATGTTGATTGATACGATTTCAGATGGAGATACTTTAACTATCTGAAATCATATCAATAATAATGATTAACTTTCTTAAATCAGATCAATCAATATAATGTCATAGATGTACCTTCCTCTATCTAAAAAATACCGTCCAAGATTGTCTGATTGTCTACAGGTCCGATTTATGAATTTTCTAAGTCACAAGAAAGTTGGGGAGTGCTTTATATTGATAGAGAAATACTCTTCCAGAGATTCTGGGATTTTAATTTGCCACCAACCGgtaaatttaattgaattgaaatGGCAATGCAGTTGCATATTCACTTAACTTACAATGATATGTTATTCGATATATAGTTCGGAGGAGTGGGGAGTCATTCAGTTCCTCACAGCATATGTACAAATATTTACAATGGGCCTGCTTATAACTAGGATTCGGCAAGGTGAGGGCGGCCGGTGGATGTCGTCTATCTAAAAGTCTAAGCGCTCTAAGTCTAGACCAGCGTGGAGAGCTCGtgcagcaggacggtgatgtTGCTCATGTCCAGCGTTGGTGGAATGCCGGGACTGACCGATCCGCTGGCCTCGCGACCTCCTGTCAAGCAGCTGCTGTTCGCCAGTGTCCGCGGTGTGGGCGTCGGAGGCGTGGCCGTGGCAGGACGCACCAGGAAGGATGAGTTGACGGCCCCCATtgctcctccacctcctcCGCAGCAGCCACCTCCTCCGCCGACGCCGCCGAGGAGCAGCGGGTTGAAGCTGCCGTGCGAGTGGTTGGGTGAGACCGCCGTCACGGAGGGCGGCACAAGGTGACCCTGATGGTTGGCCTGGTGGCCACCCCCCTGATAGGTATGGTACGGACCCGGTGGCAGGGGCAGTGGAAGAGGCATCGGCAGCGTCACTGGCAGCTGGCCGGCCGAGATCACCGACAAGTTGTGCGACAATCCCGGCGGAGCACCGCGGTAGCTGATGGTCTTCTCGCGCTGCCACACAAAGACGTTGTGCACCATGGCGCCGCCGCAGAAGACAATGCCCACGCCGATCAGCAGGCTGGTCACGATCGCCGGCGTGGAGTGGAAATGGCTGAAGGTGTACAGGATCAGGCCGGTGAGGAAGACCGGTATGGAGATGAAGAAGCCGCTGACGGCGCACGTGCGGCTGGCACTCGACTTGGCCAGGTACTGGTTCTCCCGTCCCTCGAAGGCCGGCTCGCGCAGCTTCACGGCGAACAGGAACTGGATGGCGCAGACCAGGAGGCAGCACAGGTTCAGCGACAGGGAGAGCGCGCCCAGGGCCAGGGTGACGTCGTACACGACGATGAAGTCCTCGCCGCCGGCCCCTCGACCCACTGCGTCCTCGCGTCCGTTTGGCGAGATCCTCAGCAGGAAGATCAGCGAGAGCAGCGCCAGGAGCAGGGAAACTGAAAGGACAACGATTTTTTAGATCAAAATATTTGCAAAATTTAGAAACAACAATTTATTCTATAAACCTTTCTTATGATTTTCTTctaattttcgaaaatatctaTACAACAGGTAGTTAGATTATGATTGAATCCGGGTTTATTAGGACTAGTCCAattcgtttttatttcaaatatgaaatatataaaatttaaagaacCCTTCTTATATGTCTTAACTATATATAACGAAGGACAATACTTCTTTAGGACAAAATATACAAGGGTTTCAGGAACAACAGCAaacaatatattaaataacCTTATACTTGTACAATACTACTTTTTTTATAACATCCTTCTGCTTTTCAAAGGTATCTGTACAAAAGGTAGTTAGATTATGGCTGAATCGATTTCTTAGGACAAGccaaattatatttttctatcaaaaataaaaaatttaaagaacCCTTCTTAGAGGTTACAACTCTTAACTATTTATAAGAAACCATCACTTATAAAAGTCGAAATACCGATAACTAGATTGCTAACCGTTTTCACATCAAACCCAGTGAGTTAAAAAGTGTAATCCAGGATGGGTACTTACTCAGACAGAGCAATCCCAGGCTGGTGAGGGCCTCGCGCGGCGAAGGACCCGCCTTGGGCAGCTTGTGGCGCACGGGATTGGGGGTCAGCTGGCTGTAGTTTCTGTAGTTGTGCGCCACTTGGCTGAGGTTGTGCGTCTGCGCAGGCGCATgtggttgctgctgctgttgctgttgctgctgctgctgctgctggtgaccactgctgctgctggccaggATGTGCTGATTGGTGTAGGTGTGGTGGTGCACACTGCCGTTGCCCAGAAAGTGTCCGTTGGGGGTCAACTGGGTGAGCGGTGTTAGTGGGGTGAGCGGCTTGAGTGGCGTGCTGGGCGTGGCGATATTTAGCAGCGTGGAGGAGTTGCCCACGCAGCCCCTGCCTCCGCCTGCCCCTCCCCCTCCTCCGGATCCACCCTCTGTGAGCAGCGTGCTGGAGGCGGAGGCATTCAGGGCGGATATGTTCAGCGGCTGCGGAGGTCGCAGGTGGATGTTGCGCGCGGTACTGGCCACAGCAGCTGCTGCTGGCGTCGGCGAGTGTGAGTGTGAGCCACCATTGGTGGTGGTGGCACCACCACCACTGCTGGTCGCTACAGTTCCCGCTTCCGTTTCCACCAGCGGAACTGGGGGTGTGTTGT includes these proteins:
- the LOC119558079 gene encoding uncharacterized protein LOC119558079 is translated as MLKHASTSSSTAAAGTAAAGAISPLSTLLGGQLLRTAATSSSNINCNGNSNCNSNTNSNSSSNNHTASGGSGHNTPPVPLVETEAGTVATSSGGGATTTNGGSHSHSPTPAAAAVASTARNIHLRPPQPLNISALNASASSTLLTEGGSGGGGGAGGGRGCVGNSSTLLNIATPSTPLKPLTPLTPLTQLTPNGHFLGNGSVHHHTYTNQHILASSSSGHQQQQQQQQQQQQQPHAPAQTHNLSQVAHNYRNYSQLTPNPVRHKLPKAGPSPREALTSLGLLCLISLLLALLSLIFLLRISPNGREDAVGRGAGGEDFIVVYDVTLALGALSLSLNLCCLLVCAIQFLFAVKLREPAFEGRENQYLAKSSASRTCAVSGFFISIPVFLTGLILYTFSHFHSTPAIVTSLLIGVGIVFCGGAMVHNVFVWQREKTISYRGAPPGLSHNLSVISAGQLPVTLPMPLPLPLPPGPYHTYQGGGHQANHQGHLVPPSVTAVSPNHSHGSFNPLLLGGVGGGGGCCGGGGGAMGAVNSSFLVRPATATPPTPTPRTLANSSCLTGGREASGSVSPGIPPTLDMSNITVLLHELSTLV
- the LOC119558076 gene encoding protein ELYS homolog; the protein is MEWHEVELDGSRTAAFPERAVPGFGQEPAEVETADYLGGIIRGGQWGWVTCRYGKDATLLVCSMTTGECFSRHCFWSSESADEGHGSPGQRSSIRCVEELFPGEPERSALLAICLESWESGERPMDVKTQVLIYSIPHSRVLRRFHLPGGLHCSALTFLDRDIYGATRVGRFDGCLAVATKEGIVLLVDLNSDSLVEQPASSPEGDPCYGEIISFPCEELVGRFNSLLDECRSKGAHLAVRLSVAHSGIRCLMGISLAPGFAAGLEDGRVLIYDLLHFHVTTTLQPPGRSEGAHGAVQRMCLIMPPDDPKPCFYICALYQSADGLNMLLHSVSYRRSYVEQGSDLFRFEQFHSSSVRNHQVFDRGICSVIGCTTASTFSFAGDSGTLLVIISWHSSTDRKNKLVLFDINQWYKEEMPPCVRHYEMPHYLAGYILSGLPTGLGLQLRANSILHFVSLQRYDEHFYPDSLTFDCTLLTPTGSRYYAQDGVQHRFLNALRWERATLFLRPQSYHEDIVRLRLLPQFCELNPNATFSKTAMYEVILSVALEHKCGALLNDCARSWLDGSFLCNMLDPTELSLSTLTNWIVKRAGQIKTRCSELCQGIFDYGGYSLDERERREFKELSAQLRELLRLQSYIVELGRRRLTPSLLAECKTNEQALRTVHEYQRVLYWFIEQGLLPEGQHENHRESREQPLVRLRHVYSERRAQRKRLYIDSLGELTSLSDPYPPESLHALLHVMLDPDTEPSRKHALILYLLLDLDPQLGRRFQTAFQLGEELAKSVRSFWCLDRGDYEHCVKELYKDPAPANNFEEWQMRLLLETLLDGGAVKAAMRVASQPPGPLSSALHMSVLLANENMPEAFLIARLYDEEEEGHSLLERFFRHCIERRRFRVLAELCLREPEERLLYRLLRQCRSRQTECVHLILLLQKSKFIEAVSFMDDVAVERQREDESSSTIISAYRSTMAPVAQNIAGTYLRIRDTLDGLEDARKGGLLQPFSCQLVKQNASGQVGGIFQSSAVSAHWATHFETPPVLPPVSVPAKMGYTNIPFLRHAQYGLSELPHRRRKVRPVPHQAAEKRQREQEEQQREERERRQQYSLQPRKRRRLLAEQLVEDVKGHVRSILDQQSEQQPELEEAERNQASDLLQPPTFLQTRQTTTRQGSSSPQAILTILKRHSAVDAVGGIPPVATSTTLAGPKRFRFMPPIPLRMDGSMEVDSEDAAEEDEGEEEEETDEIIVEIESRSEPRSACSAESDEDEEFLSPLASANVSLVDQVIVPPRESPRPLAPPTGPQPRSSLLHGRNEIGRGGASGTGSESSSGFGSFATVRAAPTTSHSQFLPTICSSKMGETQSQVFSSGSCGVKISERTTICGEMESTDLGSEVTAAPSAQWSLPAARPAVQGHRMMDTTLEMSTYDVASLEQPDIQVQDEEEELKLGDTQSVEEQEQEQQNQHDEQEPERSEMGGLLEYLGSSEAPAQEPLSSPTYSLSSEESDLSSADIRNPLLPTLHNDDPMYSIVVESTGSITTSRSVTHTPTSFLPSDTNVSQNSSPRAPRGGEGDGSPISLYRANSLETVDDLDTTKGSLEEEEEYDEDDCVIALDGTEVRGYVARPQPSGACSSAELFAFKDDCPEEAASGPCPSLSLGATVNSDSEVADTIVLDSDEESQKPGDCQPEQQKVVEWPMEEDAGSNDSVATVAFSESKQNPVENDMEVDMVEEKLLEEIPEEEVEEKPLEKIAQEEAEEEGKEEAREDPEQEPLLVQDEDSRQSLTLVLSDDEAEEPAVAAVPTRSLRPRRGSSEHRDSPRPLRSLRSSLENQDSPSPVAGRKMRLRSNDALASSPAATPPVATPKRRALQHKHLLEVIDEQSSLDASLPRTRSRSRLSVDSEAPSSRPTTPTARVRSKRATSLAPTTESPSVRRSLRGNSEPPPAVEVQPAVRKPRAGGVRSRKTSQSDQNMSASPAPADVPPLVAEESATAEEEQPRPRRVGRRRISQLSDQSAKAAETDAPAPEATSSRTSSRTNSANSTTTTTTKTRELRPRTRRSSKSEV